From a single Candidatus Sulfotelmatobacter sp. genomic region:
- a CDS encoding choice-of-anchor tandem repeat GloVer-containing protein, with product MPTPSPSPAAKLSSFVMMALLLASTTLVSAARLHAQTESTIYNFGPTVPYSPAAGLVSDAAGNLYGVTTGHDGVVYKLSQVSGAWQVTILYNFTGGADGGNPLSTPIFDSAGNLYGTAEFGGDFTGPNCSIGCGVVYKLTPTSSGEWQETVLYAFTGGKDGGYPTSGNLVFDKAGNLFGSNVADGVLSTQACSNTGGCGVIFRLSPSASGNWNFKVIHAFFGGWDGVGPAQLIFDSKGNFFGSAAGAWSGFELPSEPGLVFRLTPTTSGPWTDSVVYAFKGSTDGGLPSALTFDSAGNIYGAGADGGILNNCWSGYGPEGCGVVFRISHVGGKWVENTLYAFSGGSDGSQPNGGLVWDNGSLYGTTWSGGGSGGGEGVVYQLTPAPGEQWTERVVQEFTGTNGGIPLSPLLVSGGNIFGTTQSGGANGYGVAFEITP from the coding sequence ATGCCCACTCCCAGCCCTTCACCCGCAGCGAAACTCTCCAGCTTCGTAATGATGGCCCTCCTGCTTGCGAGCACGACTCTGGTTTCAGCCGCGCGCCTTCACGCCCAAACGGAGAGCACGATCTACAATTTTGGCCCAACCGTGCCCTATTCGCCCGCAGCTGGTCTGGTATCCGACGCAGCCGGCAATCTTTACGGCGTGACTACTGGGCACGATGGCGTCGTCTATAAACTGTCGCAAGTTTCGGGAGCCTGGCAGGTAACCATCCTCTATAACTTCACCGGCGGCGCCGATGGCGGCAATCCGCTGTCCACCCCGATTTTCGATAGTGCCGGTAATCTCTACGGCACTGCTGAGTTCGGTGGCGACTTCACGGGTCCGAATTGCAGCATAGGGTGCGGTGTCGTGTACAAGTTAACCCCAACCTCCAGTGGCGAGTGGCAGGAAACCGTGCTTTATGCCTTCACTGGCGGAAAAGATGGGGGATATCCCACCAGCGGTAATTTGGTCTTTGACAAGGCTGGCAATCTCTTTGGCTCGAACGTAGCGGACGGGGTCCTCAGCACGCAGGCCTGCTCGAACACCGGAGGCTGCGGCGTTATCTTCAGGCTCTCACCTTCAGCAAGCGGGAATTGGAACTTCAAAGTAATCCATGCTTTCTTCGGTGGATGGGACGGCGTCGGTCCCGCCCAACTGATCTTCGATTCGAAAGGAAATTTCTTCGGCTCCGCCGCGGGAGCCTGGAGCGGCTTCGAGTTGCCCAGTGAGCCAGGGCTCGTCTTCCGGCTCACTCCAACGACCAGCGGCCCGTGGACCGATTCAGTGGTCTATGCCTTCAAGGGCAGCACCGACGGCGGCCTTCCTTCTGCATTGACCTTTGACAGCGCTGGCAACATTTACGGCGCCGGCGCAGATGGCGGCATCCTCAACAACTGCTGGTCCGGCTACGGCCCCGAGGGCTGCGGCGTCGTCTTCCGCATATCGCACGTCGGCGGCAAATGGGTCGAAAACACGCTCTACGCCTTCAGCGGAGGTTCCGACGGGAGCCAGCCCAACGGCGGCCTGGTATGGGACAACGGCTCCCTGTATGGCACAACTTGGAGCGGCGGCGGCTCCGGCGGCGGCGAAGGCGTGGTCTATCAATTGACGCCCGCTCCGGGTGAGCAGTGGACTGAGAGGGTTGTGCAGGAGTTTACCGGAACCAACGGCGGGATCCCGCTCTCTCCACTGCTCGTCTCTGGCGGCAATATTTTCGGAACTACGCAGAGCGGAGGCGCGAACGGATACGGCGTCGCTTTTGAGATTACTCCGTAA
- a CDS encoding beta-propeller fold lactonase family protein, which translates to MKQCVERTFWATAVIAAMFSTPFVNAQTRQRAELTFVANQSSDNLSGYSIKAGGGLLVLPNSPFAAGGAPNSVAVVPSGLFIYVADVIPGGISAFSVNQSKVLTTIPGSPFPAATGTAFVTTDPSGRFLYALSCGADCSGSGSGEIQAFSIDQQTGVLTPVAGSPFVAGQYPYSLAVDPTGYFAYVANAGSGDVYTFAIDNSSGALTQVGLPTAAGTRPLSVVVDPWGQFVYAANTGSSDVSVFAINFDGSLTAVAGSPFKAGPYVAGVITSQNGKYILVAAGAGVYVYSVQSSGALDLLAGSPVAAGTGPNGIALDLDDAFAYVVNAGSSNVSAYSFNSQTGKLTPVKGSPYSAEAFAAGIATSPVPTHQ; encoded by the coding sequence ATGAAGCAGTGTGTAGAACGCACCTTTTGGGCGACGGCGGTTATTGCCGCAATGTTTAGCACGCCGTTCGTAAACGCCCAAACCCGCCAACGTGCAGAGCTGACCTTCGTCGCCAACCAATCCTCGGATAACTTGTCAGGGTACAGCATTAAGGCTGGCGGCGGTTTATTGGTCCTGCCTAATTCGCCGTTCGCGGCCGGCGGCGCGCCGAACTCCGTGGCGGTGGTTCCCTCTGGACTGTTTATCTATGTCGCGGACGTGATTCCGGGCGGAATCAGCGCCTTCAGCGTAAATCAAAGCAAGGTCCTGACTACAATTCCTGGATCGCCTTTCCCGGCCGCTACGGGCACCGCATTCGTGACCACTGACCCTAGTGGCCGATTCCTCTACGCGCTTAGCTGCGGAGCCGATTGTTCGGGCAGTGGCTCGGGAGAAATTCAGGCGTTCTCGATTGATCAGCAGACTGGAGTCCTCACCCCTGTGGCCGGTTCTCCTTTCGTCGCTGGGCAGTATCCCTACTCGCTGGCGGTGGATCCGACCGGGTACTTCGCCTATGTCGCCAACGCGGGTTCGGGAGACGTTTACACCTTCGCCATCGATAACTCCAGCGGCGCCTTGACACAAGTCGGACTGCCGACGGCCGCCGGCACTCGTCCTCTTTCCGTGGTTGTGGACCCTTGGGGCCAATTCGTATACGCAGCAAACACTGGGTCCAGCGACGTGTCTGTATTCGCAATCAATTTCGATGGTTCCTTGACCGCTGTCGCTGGCTCTCCCTTCAAAGCAGGACCCTACGTCGCGGGCGTCATCACATCGCAAAACGGGAAGTACATCCTGGTAGCGGCGGGAGCAGGAGTATACGTTTACAGCGTCCAGTCGTCCGGCGCACTGGATCTATTGGCTGGATCACCCGTCGCTGCGGGTACGGGACCAAACGGAATCGCTCTCGACCTCGACGATGCTTTCGCGTACGTGGTGAATGCCGGCTCTAGCAACGTCTCTGCTTATTCCTTCAACAGTCAGACCGGGAAACTAACGCCGGTGAAGGGTTCGCCTTATTCCGCGGAAGCATTTGCCGCCGGTATCGCAACCTCGCCGGTTCCTACACACCAATAA
- a CDS encoding lysophospholipid acyltransferase family protein, with amino-acid sequence MRRKLEYAAAWPFIKILGLLPRSLSRAFAIGLSQLVYLLHFRLRQVGMRNLAMVFPEKSQRERRRILRGEFTSLGRQLAELCQFPRYTRENVDEVVVYDGLENYERAYARGKGVLFLTAHFGAWELSAFAHSLHGHWLHVVMRPMDNEYLDRLLQSYRTMHGNKTVAKDDSVRGLLSAMKAGETVGILMDTNMTPPQGVFVDFFGIPACTASGLARIALRTDAALVPGFTIWDEALGKYRLRFDPALALVRTGNLEADLVANTQRFTKVIEDYVRKYPEQWLWVHRRWKTRPEGSPPLY; translated from the coding sequence ATGCGGCGAAAACTTGAATATGCGGCAGCATGGCCGTTCATCAAGATTCTGGGACTGTTGCCGCGTTCGTTGTCGCGTGCGTTTGCCATCGGACTTTCTCAGCTGGTTTATCTGCTGCACTTCCGGTTGCGTCAGGTGGGGATGCGCAATCTGGCGATGGTGTTTCCGGAAAAAAGTCAACGCGAGCGGAGGCGCATTCTTCGCGGAGAGTTTACTTCGCTGGGGCGGCAACTCGCCGAACTGTGCCAGTTCCCGCGCTATACGCGGGAGAACGTCGACGAAGTGGTGGTCTATGACGGGCTGGAGAATTACGAACGGGCCTACGCTCGGGGTAAGGGCGTGCTGTTTCTGACGGCGCACTTTGGGGCCTGGGAGCTTTCCGCATTTGCGCATTCGCTGCATGGGCACTGGCTGCACGTGGTGATGCGGCCCATGGACAATGAGTATCTCGATCGCTTGTTGCAGAGTTATCGCACTATGCACGGTAACAAGACCGTGGCGAAAGATGATTCCGTGCGCGGGTTGCTGTCGGCGATGAAGGCGGGCGAGACGGTTGGAATATTGATGGACACGAATATGACTCCGCCGCAGGGAGTGTTCGTGGATTTTTTCGGGATCCCGGCTTGCACGGCGAGTGGACTGGCTCGTATTGCGTTGCGCACGGATGCGGCGCTGGTTCCGGGGTTCACGATTTGGGATGAGGCTTTGGGGAAGTATCGGCTGCGGTTTGATCCGGCGCTGGCGTTGGTTCGCACCGGCAATCTCGAAGCCGACCTCGTCGCCAATACGCAGAGGTTTACAAAAGTGATCGAGGATTATGTACGGAAGTATCCCGAGCAGTGGTTGTGGGTGCACCGGCGGTGGAAGACGCGGCCGGAGGGGAGCCCGCCTCTGTATTGA
- a CDS encoding aspartate aminotransferase family protein, whose product MNTLEQIAERERQFLLGTYNRYPIVLTRGKGVFLYDIEDKKYLDFVSGLGVNALGHAHPRIVKAIREQAARLVHVSNLYYHEYQGPLAEKLCGLASGAAAAVGDSSAIGSSPIKFRAFFSNSGTEAIEGSIKLARLAGHRAGGEAKSRLVALEGSYHGRTFGALSLTGQDKHRKGFEPLLEDVTFVKQNDLEGLRAAINDNTCAIVLEPIFGEGGIYECSVEFLRECRALADRHKVALIFDEIQCGLGRTGTIFAFQSFGVTPDIVAIAKPIAAGLPLGAFIAKEEFATAIAPGQHGTTFGGGPLACRVALEFLAIVEEEKLLENVNKVGAYLQQELKGLVEKRAAAIGVRGRGFIQGIQLEVPARPIVDAALADGVLFNSTQDTVVRFLPPFLMEEKHIDKGIRVLKKLLGTKKRKAA is encoded by the coding sequence ATGAATACTCTCGAACAAATTGCGGAACGTGAACGGCAGTTCTTATTGGGAACTTATAACCGATATCCTATTGTGCTGACGCGCGGCAAGGGCGTGTTTCTCTATGACATCGAGGATAAGAAGTATCTTGATTTCGTTTCGGGCCTCGGAGTGAATGCCCTGGGGCATGCACATCCGCGGATTGTGAAGGCGATTCGAGAGCAGGCGGCGCGGCTGGTGCATGTGTCCAATCTCTACTATCACGAGTATCAGGGGCCGCTCGCCGAGAAATTGTGCGGGCTGGCGAGTGGGGCTGCGGCAGCGGTAGGAGATTCGTCCGCAATCGGATCCTCCCCAATAAAGTTTCGCGCTTTTTTTTCCAACAGCGGGACCGAGGCCATCGAGGGATCGATCAAGCTGGCGCGGCTGGCGGGACATCGCGCGGGCGGCGAGGCGAAGTCGCGGCTGGTGGCGCTGGAGGGGTCGTATCACGGGCGGACTTTTGGTGCATTGTCGCTGACGGGACAGGACAAGCATCGCAAGGGATTTGAGCCGCTGCTCGAAGATGTAACGTTCGTGAAGCAGAACGATCTCGAGGGTCTGCGGGCGGCAATCAACGACAATACCTGCGCGATTGTGCTGGAGCCCATTTTTGGCGAGGGCGGCATCTACGAGTGTTCGGTAGAGTTTCTGCGCGAGTGCCGTGCGCTGGCGGATCGTCACAAAGTAGCGCTGATCTTTGACGAGATTCAGTGCGGGCTCGGGCGCACGGGAACGATTTTTGCCTTTCAGAGTTTTGGAGTGACTCCCGACATTGTTGCGATCGCCAAGCCGATTGCGGCGGGATTGCCGCTGGGGGCGTTCATTGCCAAAGAAGAATTCGCGACCGCGATCGCGCCGGGCCAGCATGGCACGACGTTCGGTGGTGGTCCGCTGGCATGCCGCGTGGCGCTGGAGTTTCTGGCGATTGTCGAGGAGGAGAAGTTGCTGGAGAACGTGAATAAAGTGGGAGCGTATTTGCAGCAGGAGCTGAAAGGGCTGGTGGAGAAACGCGCTGCCGCTATCGGGGTGCGAGGGCGGGGATTCATCCAGGGGATTCAGTTGGAGGTTCCGGCGCGGCCGATTGTCGATGCGGCGCTGGCCGACGGTGTGCTGTTCAACAGCACGCAGGATACGGTGGTGCGATTTCTGCCTCCGTTCTTGATGGAGGAGAAGCATATTGATAAGGGGATTCGGGTGTTGAAGA
- a CDS encoding BPL-N domain-containing protein produces the protein MTAALPPAIPAAEPVLLYTGNGASPSDVTALETILGNLSVGYTASDSAQLNAMSEQQLGGYKLIIIPGGNSITIGESLTVSTASAIRGAVQQYGAHYLGVCAGAFFGGYSVYNGVDLTSGVAFNFYADEAQGIHIEPVEISFPNSVPLDVYWQDGPELSGWGEVVAKFPDGTSAIVEGSSGNGFVIFTGVHPEAPQGWLGSMNFTTPASVDQAYAATVIQAALSGTALPHF, from the coding sequence ATGACTGCGGCCTTGCCGCCTGCCATCCCCGCGGCTGAACCTGTGCTTCTGTACACCGGAAACGGTGCTTCACCTTCGGATGTCACTGCCCTGGAGACGATTCTCGGCAACTTAAGTGTTGGCTACACCGCCAGCGACTCCGCTCAACTCAATGCCATGAGCGAACAACAGTTGGGAGGATATAAGCTGATTATCATCCCCGGCGGCAATTCCATCACGATCGGAGAGAGTCTTACGGTGAGCACCGCATCGGCGATTCGAGGCGCGGTGCAGCAATATGGCGCGCACTACCTGGGAGTCTGCGCGGGCGCGTTCTTCGGTGGATACTCGGTTTACAACGGCGTGGATCTGACCTCAGGAGTGGCCTTCAACTTCTATGCCGACGAAGCCCAGGGGATTCATATCGAACCGGTCGAAATCTCCTTCCCAAACTCCGTTCCGCTGGATGTGTACTGGCAGGATGGTCCCGAACTTTCAGGTTGGGGCGAGGTCGTCGCGAAATTTCCCGATGGCACTTCCGCGATTGTCGAGGGCTCATCGGGCAACGGATTTGTAATCTTCACCGGCGTTCATCCCGAGGCGCCGCAGGGCTGGCTTGGGTCCATGAACTTCACAACTCCAGCGTCAGTCGACCAAGCCTATGCCGCGACTGTCATACAAGCCGCGCTGTCGGGTACCGCGCTGCCACACTTTTAA
- a CDS encoding lipid-binding SYLF domain-containing protein, whose product MKKLILLTVIVSLCSFVFAGDEPARDSKASDRVQAAADVLNQIESAPDSGIPQEILSKAECVAVVPSMLKGGFVFGGKYGRGLASCRTPKGWSTPAFFTIAGGSFGFQIGGQAVDLVMLIMNNDGMQHLLTSKVALGADASVAAGPVGRHAEGNTDWKLRAQVLTYSRARGVFAGATLNGAVLKQDKDSTRDFYGHMMTFKAALTGEVDPPPAANPFLTTLAKWAQAAAK is encoded by the coding sequence ATGAAAAAGCTGATATTGCTGACCGTAATCGTGTCCCTGTGCTCGTTTGTGTTTGCGGGGGATGAGCCGGCAAGAGATTCGAAGGCTTCGGACCGAGTGCAGGCCGCGGCGGACGTGTTGAATCAGATCGAGAGTGCCCCGGACTCGGGCATTCCCCAGGAAATTCTGAGCAAGGCCGAGTGTGTGGCAGTGGTGCCATCGATGTTGAAAGGCGGCTTCGTGTTTGGGGGAAAGTACGGCCGTGGGCTGGCCAGTTGCCGCACTCCGAAGGGTTGGAGCACGCCGGCGTTCTTCACCATCGCGGGAGGCAGCTTCGGATTTCAGATTGGTGGACAGGCCGTCGATCTGGTGATGTTGATTATGAATAATGACGGCATGCAGCACCTTTTGACGAGTAAAGTGGCGTTGGGAGCCGACGCCTCGGTGGCGGCGGGCCCCGTGGGGCGTCACGCCGAGGGCAATACCGACTGGAAACTCCGCGCCCAGGTGCTGACTTATTCGCGGGCGCGCGGAGTATTTGCCGGAGCCACCCTAAACGGCGCGGTGCTGAAGCAGGACAAAGACTCGACGCGCGACTTCTACGGCCACATGATGACATTCAAGGCGGCGTTGACCGGCGAAGTCGACCCGCCGCCCGCTGCGAATCCCTTTCTAACCACACTGGCAAAGTGGGCGCAGGCGGCGGCGAAGTAG